ccgtttggccagggaagttacactaggacgactaggtggtccatgtaaaattttagaattgagattgtatggtggttcctagatgcttaaggtgggaacgtaatctggtgagatgcgttggcagccccatttaagctaaaATTgagtcgcgtcgtcgtgtcgtcgagtcggtatggtggcatagcttttagagagattgctctttttcccgtggtagggttaaacgctggggattctcttgggctagcgcttaccgggtgtattagtttatttcatgtcttgcattcattcatgaaaaatgtgttttgaactctcatttagatgattcatcatctaatttggactatgtccctgaaatattcaaatgttctaggtgAAGGCAGTAATGCGAAAGGAAAGgggattgccgaggagtgacggcgattagttgatagcttgtaatatgtcgcttttaataatattgtttattttgaggacgtCTTGTAagtgttggtttgactttatgttataaataaagtggtttcgattatgacctgttaaggttttgatctagcttccgcatttgtgttgatgaacttgtcttagtttattgatggttcatagttgatatactagGAAGGTGTAACAagatcttcggggaacggttttgtgatgggtttttatttggaaaaaaaattatattctcgGAATCTTATGTTACGTAACGCCTTCCCGGGAATTGAGGTGTTACACAACCTCCCGAAACCCAACAGGCCCAAGACCGAGGTCGTCAGTATAAAGTCTCACGTCGCTGAAACCCGAGCTCAGACCGCTGAACCAAACAAGCTCCCAGCGATGTTTTCAACTCGCCGGGCGAACCGTTTACCTCACATAACAAAAAGACCACAGAATAATTAGAGGCGATGTCCACCTGTCTTATTTGAGACAAACCAGATCCCTAATAATGTGGAATCCATTCCCAAATTTATGGAGCTGATAAGGATATATTGTCTCTATAATATTATCctctcattttgaattttatgaaaattgtaaacaccttatactataaatagaggttaaAAACCATTCTAAACGGGGGACAATAATAACATACTATTACTCTACCAGAATAATTAGAAAACAGTTGAGTactaggcatcattctgaccgaaccacgtaaaatctttCCTATGTGCGATTTATTATTCGTTCTATTTGTTTATTCTCTTTGCATTAGTTTTTATTCTCTCATTGCAGGCCGACGAACCACGGTCGACCAATTCCAAATGTCAACAAGTTTTAtattagaaataaatttatatttcttaatGTTGCGGTGTGGCACGTGTCTagcattataaaattttaattaatataattatgtagATTAGGCGTAGTTTGCTTCGTAATTAAAGGGGGTATGGAATCCTTGGGCGATTCAAGATTGGGGTTTAAAAAACGGTGTCGCTTATCTTCATTCCAATTGCACAAAAAGAAGGTTTTAGAAAGATCTTCCCGCGCGAGCAAggtgctgcttcttcttctacactctctccctctctctcagaTCGATCATGGCCCCCAAATCCGACAGCGTCGAAGGtctccccatctctctctctctagagaagcATAAACAGGGATTTGAACCTTCAATCAGTACTACAAATTACATTTCGTTTTATGTTTTGAGCATCATTTCTGGAAATTATATTtgccaatatatataaatattttaatcgaGCTCATCCATTCAAAGTTTAATTCTCAAATAATCGCATCTaagttttctttctctctttttttgttctatcattttttttttttttcaatttttgcagGGATTGTGCTCAACTTCGTGAACGAGGTAAAGCATTTGTAGCCTGTTTGGATTTCTACTTTTCCGAAttcgtcttttttttttttttcatattgttGATAATACTCTGAAATTCAGTCTTGTATGTGTTCTTCCATGTTTATCTGTGTATACGCCCTAGTTTAATTGGCTTGAAATGAGTTTTCATGGATGAGATTATACGAGTTTTTGTTTCTCTATTACTTGTAAATCTACTTCAAATTTGCTCTGGTGTGGTGtggatgtatttattatatGCATTTGATTGCCCAATGAGCAGGTGAGAATCAAATGCAAACTTGAATTCGTGCCGTGTTTTGGGTTATGTTTGAGGATAAGTTGGGGCAACATAGACTCCATTTAGATTGCTGAGAAAAGGCTAACAATCACGAGGACAAACCCATTCGGTTCCCATATCACTTTTctatctttatttcattttgaacacaaaaatagaaaatggcatCTGCTTGCttgttattgttttaaaaaaaagaaaaatgaaaacaagaaaaaggtaTTTTCGCagttttcatttcatttttaatttttgccatCCCTTACTGTCAAGCATTGTTTTTACCACTAAACATTTTTCACCTGTGATTGCACTAAGGTTTATTGTAAGTTTCAGCCAATTTGATCCCACACAATGTACAGAACAACGCAGAGACACAAAGATTACAATAATACTTTCCCATCcttattaatcaattatgatTTTGAAGGGTCTGGATGAAACTAACCTACTTTGCCCAAAATCACACCCATGTCAACCATGCGAACCATGTTTTGGCAGTACGCATTTATTGACTGCCTTAGGTATTTATTATCAGTTGACATCCCTAACCGTGTAagaatatcttttatatttttcatattttttttcacttctTCCCCCTCCCACACTCCTCAACGCCTGGAGGGGAGCCGACAACCCTACCTGGGACAGTGTGACGTACCTAGTGACTCCCACGAGATGATTTTCCTTGGAGAATAATTTCCTCAGCTCGACTTCATCTTTTCTTCTGACATTATCACTCAATAAGAAATTATATAGCATCAGAAATCCAAAGTTTCACGTCATTTTgctataaaattttgattgattttcaCATATTTTGCTGTTTATTAGGGTCACTCCTGATAGTTATAGGGATTTACTCAGTTCTGTGGGGGAAGCacaaagaagagaaggagaagaagaatgccGTCCCGCAAACGGCACTTTAGCACTGCTAAGCATCTGAGACACCAAAGCAAATGGCTTGGAATTGCAGAAACAAGAAACAGCTAACAATAAGCTTCCCTCAATTGCCATTATTTTACCCATATCATCATCACAGACCTTGCTGTGAATCTTGTTGGTGACTTGCCAGAGGAGACGCTGACAGCCTGCGGTGTCTCCTCTAGTTGTTGATGAAGATAGGGgtgagagataaaatataaaaacaaaataaaaccgAGTTGTCAAACAACATACtagttttcataattttaaatgaaaaccaaaacctaaaaaaaaaaaaatgaaaactataaAATTGGAAACTCTTCAACTTTCCTTTAGTGTTCCTTTCCCTTTTCAAATTATAGTTTCAAGCGAGCAATGGAAGTTTGTctattcttctcaaatttccTATTAGAAATTTAGATGGATCTTCAGATGAGAATTTTTAAACCATTTAATCCCTCTCCTAGTATTTTTTTGCCAGATCTAATCTTCAATTACCTTTCCCTTTCAATCTGTTTGATCTTCGAGGAGCTATAGATACACTCTGTGatatatgatttttctttaTCCAGCAAAACAGACCATTAAATTCTCAGAATGTGACTGATGCTCTGCAAAAGTTCAACCTCAAAAAGGCTTCAATACAGAAAGCTCTGGATGCCCTTGCTGATGGTGGGCGGATATCATTCAAGGAATATGGTAAGCAGAAAATATACCTTGCGCGACAAGATCAATTCGACATTCCAAACAGTGATGGTCTTAATCAGATGAAAGTAGAAAATGCCAAGCTACAAGAGAAGCTTAATGAACAAAGGAGAGAAACAAGGGAGGTTGAAGGAGGTATTTTTCTGAGCATGCTAATGTATCTTATGGACCATAAGTTTTATTATTACGACAGTTTTACTCCTTGTAGGGTGCTAACTATAAATTAATCTACACATAGCCATAGCTTTATGGACTTCAATATGATATAAAGCAAGATATATCATTTCTTGATGTCATGAGAATATATTGGTGTTGCAGAAATTAAAGCTCTTGAGTCCAATTTAACTTTGGAACAGATATGTGCAAAAGAATCGAATTTGAGAAAGGAGGTAAACTAAATTAACATAATCTGATCTTTTTCCTTCAATCTGAGTTTGAAGATGTAATTAACATTATAGGACTTCATATCCTGTATTAGATTGCGGAAATGGAGGAGAAATTGACTAAATTGCGTGGAGGAGTCACTCTAGTGAGCCCAGAAGATAGGAAGGTCATAGAGAAAATGTATATGGATACAGTTAGTCAGTGGAGAAGACGGAAAAGAATGTTCAAAGATCTCTGGGATGCCATAACTGAGAACTCACCTAAGGATCCCAAAGAATTTAAGGTGGGTTGATGTCTCTGTTTGCAAGGAAAAGGGGGaaagaaaccaaaaaaagaaaaagaatggccTTGCATATTCTGTGTGCTTATTTTTAGCCTTGCATATTTTGTTTGTTCTGAGTATTCACATTTACAGGAGGAACTTGGTATTGAATATGATGAAGATGTTGGGGTGAGTTTGCAGTCGATCTCGGATCTGATGCAAAACAGGAAGAAGCGAGCTAGAGACCAGTGACTGTCTAACTAAGCAAAGCGTTGCACTGTTAATATGGCCTTTTTATGATAAAGGTAAGTCCATTGTGTAAGTTGCGTCTGTATGTTCTCATAATTCCATTTTTCCTCCTTGCTAATTTTACTGTTTAGATATGTTCCTTGCCATGAAATTGTTTGTATACAATGCAATGAGACAATTTATGTAATTCAAACAAGGTATACACATGGTCCAGAACAATCAAGCACAAGGCCCCTTGCAAGTTGGGATAATTTTGGGGCTTCccttcctcccccccccccccccccttctttcatattttgatgAATAAGAAATTTTAGAGACATGGCAAGGGCAATGTAAACATATACCAGACAAGCTGAAAGGAAAACATATGAGCGACCAAACTGTAATCCTTTCTGAAGTCCTGAAAGTACAGTTTCTGATTGAGAAATTATGTCAATATTAGCATACATTGCTCCTCCACCCAAGTAGTTAGTGTATTTCTATCCATACTCTTTTATCTTTCTTACTGGTCTAACCTGTGAACAAAAGAAGACACTATGCTAGCTTAAAAAACCTTGTCCCTGGAGTAATTCTGTCAGTCAGAATCGGCATGAATTGATATGAATATTCTTTGCTGAATAAACACCTTTTATGAGAGAACTGATCTGAAGCAAATTTTGGGGACAATGAATGACCATGAAATCACTTAAAACATTTGATCCGATCATGTAAAAGAAATGAGAGCCAAAAGGGTAGTTTACTATTCCTTTTTTCTGAATAACTtctttgggattttttttttttttaaattctgcAACCAGGCTCTTTATAGGGCAGAATGGAGACTTAATTCCCCAGTAGTTGATAAACAGGTGTCAGGAAGTtaaattggatttttgggagTTGTATGCTTGGTGTATTCATAAAATGATCTGTCTgtttcttctcctctctcttccATTTCTAGGTATGAATTGTTTCTCTCCGTAGCTTCTCttcatcaataaaaatgaatataaaggCTCCCGCCTTTAACTGCTCGCCACTACAATGCCATGTACATCTTTTTTACTATTTGGTCCAGTGAACTTTTTCTCCATACAGCGTCACTTTGAAATCATGAGGACTTTGTGAATTTATAGGAATTATGATTTGTATCTTTCAAGAGAGAGACATAGAACTCTGAAACCGTAATCAAAAGTATATAATGATGATATAAATAATACAAgaatcaccccccccccccccacccccctggccaaaaaaaaaacaaaaaaacaaaaaaaaagggtacAGCGTTTACTATTTTGCAAATAATGTTCATTAAAAATTGGATAAACATCTATAAAGGTAGATAAAGCCTCTGTATTTTACTGCAAGCTGACCACATTTCCAATATGCTTCTCAATCCCCCTGTGCTCTTCTGGTTCTTACTGAGATTGGCCTCTTCTCTGCATTCAGATACTTAAGCCTTTGCATCCTGGACCTATCAGCAAAATGTGCTTCAGGATTTCCAGGCCCTGCCTCTGCCTGCACACCAGTTTGAGATGTCAAAGGGAACCTCTTTTTAGATCGATAGAGCTTTGAACCCTCTCTTTGATGGAGATCGTGATCCACAACTGTGTTATGCTTTTCAGAACTTAAACCTTCAGTCATAAGAAAGCTAGGCTTCATCTCCAAACTCGATTCAAGTACTATACCTTGTTCATTTCCAGTATCATGATCATTCTCGTCAAAATAGATTCCCTCATCTATTGGCTTTGCCTCGGCCACTACATCCACGGGTATGCTGGTCCCAGTTGAAACACCCCCATCTGAATCTGCTGAATTCACACCAGGGACTGCTATGTTGATCTGTTCAGATTTCTCAGCTCTTTTTTCGCCTTGAATTTCATCATCTTCGAATTCAGAACGGTAATTCTGAATCGGGTGGACTTTCTCAAATTCCATCCCAACTCTCCGATCCTCAGTAGTTTGAAGTTCAGATTTTGTCTCATAATGCTCATCACTCTCCTTTCTTTTCCCTGAACCAGGACTATTTTGGTCGTTGGGATCATGAGATTCAGACCTAGAGAGTTCCACTGCTGCCCTTGCTGCTGCTGCAGCATAAGCTGCTGATTTAAAAGCTGCTTCTGCTGCATCAGCTACATCCTTATATTTCCTAGTCTTCATTGAATCAGACCATCCCTCCATGTTTTCTACACCCTCCGGCAAATCATGCAAGCTATCTCCAGCCTTAGAACTACTCGACACTGCTGATAACTGTGTATTAGTCTGGTGAGGCTTCTGTTCTGCCTCCATTTCTTCCTGCAACTGTCAATCACAAGAAAAGTGTCAATATTCTGAACAAATTGATGATATCTGTTTTCTTACAATTCCTGATGTTGATTCATATAGAATGGATACCTTTGTGATAACTGAAGAAGCTTCTTCAATCTGCAAGACAATGTTGTTCTCTGAAGCAATTTCCTTGAGCACCTTCATTCTGTTCTCCAAGCTTGGCTGTTTAGTTGACAACTTCTGTATCATCTACACATACAAATACACATCACAAACATATTCAACCGATCATCCTCCCAAATCTTCAAAATCCAAGTAAATGCAAGAATTTGAGTTCGGGGGACTCATAGCCGGCTTGATTTGGGTCTTGTATAAACCATAGGTTCAATGGCGTAATCCAAATCCAACTTGATATTGATCGGGTCCAAAAACATAGACccttaataaaatcaaattagaaaaaagGACCAAACTGAATCAAGCCAACCACATAGGTTCTAATCAATTCTTGTCTCTATCTAGACCTATGAGCACCCCTAATTGGAATAAGTTGTTGAATACCTTCACATTCACCCCACAGTTGTTTCGCAGCTCAATGCCACGAGCCGCAAACTCCTTCCCAAACCGAGATGTGAAGATGGCTCGCATCTCCACAAGCTCCGGAAACATTCCACACCTTGTTGACGCATAGAGCAGACCTGATATTGCCTCCTTTAGCTCCTCAGGACACTCTCTACAAAATCAAACATGCATCATACATTGCCAGGACAATTTTTAAGCATAAGGAATTCGAAATTCAGTTGGGCATGGAAAGGTTGGTGTAGAAACTAACTTGGCATGTTCAATGAGGTCGATCCTCTCTGCCAACAAATGACAATAGCCTTCCATCATCACAAACACATCCAGCATATTCTGCTCCTTAATAACTTGCTCAACCTGCCAACAAACCACCATTTAGAAACACAAGCACAAGCGAACACCAATCAAACTCCACCGGAGAGTGGTAGGTACCCGGAGAAGAGCGCGGTCGTGGTGGTGGCCGAGGTTGAGGAACTGAAGAACGTCAGAGCGGGCCAGGGAGCGACAGGCTTGGCGCTGGTTCTTGAGGACGGCAAGCCGGGAGACGGCGAGGTTGAGGAGGGACCTGAACTTGGAGGTCTTGAAGGTGGTTCTGCCAAGTAGAGCGTCAAGCTTTCTTCCcatggctgctgctgctgctgctctgTGCTTGGCTGGCTTGCTGGCTAGGCTCGTTTGAACCTTTCTTTATGAGATAGTACTACCATTTGTTGTTAGTAATTGGAAGCATTATACAAATGGTTGATGGTGTGAATGAATTGTGAAGAAGAAAGCGATTGGGTTTTTCTTAAGAAGGAAGGCATGATATGTTCTGTAATTCAGTTGTATCGTGAAGAATGTGAGGCAAAGAATTTCAAAACGCGTTCCTCTGTCGGTATCTCTGCAAGCGGCCCATTCAAACTTTAAACTTCGTGGAAACAAACATACATGTTATGcactcttcccaaaataaaaCCAAGGGTTAACCCGGAGAGATTGGCAATTAGTAGTAGCAGATCTACACGCCAAATAGCCATATGATATTGATCTTGTCGTCTACGAGTCTGgaaaattacacaaaattaCTGGGTTGGGTCCAGGTTAAATGGGTTTTGCCCAATACGGATACGGGTCAACATAAAATTAACACCAGTCGACATATCTAATCTAATAGAAATTAACCCGCTTAGCTGTGCAACTCAAGTAAGTTAAAAGGAAATCATAATTAAAAGGTATTATTATGGGggtattattaataattaatagctATTGGAACGTGTTCGCTGTGTATGTTAGATTTGATGATGTGTGAAGAACTTGttaaactattttattattattaaaatactctttaattaatctattttattaaatatgtaaaCCACAGATTTAGTGTATGAATCTTTATTAAGgtttttattcataaaatacCCTTCAATGTCTCAGATATAGTacctatatatattaacaagaTATGAACTCATCACTGTCTCTGAATTACAACAAATGTAATCTAATCTCACCCACCATTTGTTTGGGTGACGAAACATAAATTGTGAGCACTAAGCCAAGTACAGGTCACAACCATAATTACATCTGTAACCCACACGGCATGTCATCATCAGCAACAGCAGTTTTTCACACCATCGGATTATGGGTTCACATCAAACCTTAATGCATCCCTGACAATTCACTCACAATGTTGATTCAAATCAAAACCCACAATTTTTCTACCAGTTTTAGTTTGCCCAATTAATGTTGGATAATTATACGACGGATTATTCTACTTTGTCTGAATTAATTGACGTACGggatgattaaaaatattaaatataaaaaatattctcatcTTGAAAATATCGCGCgcacatttaaataaaattcggACAAATTCATCATAAATGAAATCCGCTGAAGTGAACTGGGCGCCCAACGGATTTCATCTCAAATGAAATACGTCCACACAATGTGCGCGGATTTCAACAATGTTGAAGTTTGTTCGATAATTTTTCAGTAAATTTGTACATCAACCTTTTCCAGGCACTGTAGCACGACTCTTATACAACAACAATATTGCATTGATTCTTAGTTGACTTCAGTGAGTAAATTAGATGGATTGTTAAGCTTCATAAATTATCTCTATTTATGGTgattatatttctttataagtttaatgcattaaaaaatgacatattatattttgatatgtaacaAAAACTCACATTCATAATCATATTTGCAGTGTCTACATGACGATACAGCCGACCACAACTGACGATTATCTCGTCaagtaaaaaatttgaattacaATTATATTGAGGGATTCGAATATTCTCTTAAATTGGATATATGATAACCTTTTTAAGGAGAAACACCCTAAAAATCAAGTATCATCGTCAATTTAGCCAATTAAGCAGCAAATCACATTCAATTCAAAGCTGATCACAAATCAGGGCATTTAGTGACAATTTtctatatcatcatcatcattataacttatgttcaaaaaaaatttaactaactGTTTTTggtctttctttgtattttattaCAAACTTCTTTGATCTTGTCCACTCTTCTCATAGGAGCATTCATAGTCTTTTCCTTTAAGTAACCAAATCATATTAATCTTGTTTTCAAGCACCTTATCATTACTAAATACCCTGATTTGTGATGATTTTATCAtgataacttcatttctaattccATTTCTTGCGTTGCACATTGATTGTAACATCTTCAAGTcaattatgttcatatttagCACATGTTAGTGTTTCACTATTCAATATTTCATACGATATAGTAGAATTAGTTTTATAGTTGTAATATGATAGAAGAAGTTTGGCAAGTGAAGGAATCgtaatataaaaaataggtcaaagataaaaatataatgtatacatccatttcatttattataattgtgactcgaaatttaaatttgactgaCATTGAGACTTCTAATTCGACCGTGattatgatgattttaaattcaattttgattgaaatttatcttatctaaaaattatcttcataaatcattttctgatcaaaatatgatttcctatgtatatataataaatgattttaaatctataaataagtaccTAATACTCTGAAATTAATTACAGTAATATcatcttagtgatattttaagtataacaatatcacttttattgtatcaatatttatttagtgatattttattctttctatttgtaattttttttaatttaagatttttacgtaaaattttgtgtttcgtgtgtgtaattaataatttgatcaTGATTTATATTCGATCTAATTTTGTAATATCATCCCATAAAATAAAATGGGATGTTTTTCATCCATTTGAAGGAATGGGCATTCATTCTTCATAACAACCAAACCCAATCCATCCTTCCTTCCAACCAACAAAAGACAAAATGAGATTTCAAAGGAAAgctttacttcttttttttttttttgagtaacGTGAGAAATGTGAAAGGTCTCCGATCACAAACAATTTTTGGGCTAAACCGTCCTATCTTTTCTAAAATTCACAGTTCACAAtatgcttttcttttttattttttggcaacgtgagaaatttgagaaatttctaAACACAAACAACTTTTAATTTGGACCGTCTCACATTCGCTAAAACTTATGATCTGTCTTGACCTAATCTAAATATATAGTAGATAAGTTCACAACGAGAAGAAACTCAAGATCTAACATCTAAGatagacataaataattatataatgctgtacaaagataaaattaaactcACAATCTTATAATATCTCAAGTTCCTAAATACATGCTACGGACTCTCTACACTACCCCTAGAGTTATTTCacttacaattttatttttaaatttttttgtttttatttttacgCACATGCATAACTAAAagcaagaataaaatatttttaagattaactGAGGCACCATTCATTTtcgatttaaaatattttaaattaaaagatgaattttCAATCTTTACAATTTAAAGCATATAAATGCGAATGCCAATGCcacttttct
The sequence above is a segment of the Diospyros lotus cultivar Yz01 chromosome 7, ASM1463336v1, whole genome shotgun sequence genome. Coding sequences within it:
- the LOC127806076 gene encoding homologous-pairing protein 2 homolog; translation: MAPKSDSVEGIVLNFVNEQNRPLNSQNVTDALQKFNLKKASIQKALDALADGGRISFKEYGKQKIYLARQDQFDIPNSDGLNQMKVENAKLQEKLNEQRRETREVEGEIKALESNLTLEQICAKESNLRKEIAEMEEKLTKLRGGVTLVSPEDRKVIEKMYMDTVSQWRRRKRMFKDLWDAITENSPKDPKEFKEELGIEYDEDVGVSLQSISDLMQNRKKRARDQ
- the LOC127806394 gene encoding uncharacterized protein LOC127806394 encodes the protein MGRKLDALLGRTTFKTSKFRSLLNLAVSRLAVLKNQRQACRSLARSDVLQFLNLGHHHDRALLRVEQVIKEQNMLDVFVMMEGYCHLLAERIDLIEHAKECPEELKEAISGLLYASTRCGMFPELVEMRAIFTSRFGKEFAARGIELRNNCGVNVKMIQKLSTKQPSLENRMKVLKEIASENNIVLQIEEASSVITKLQEEMEAEQKPHQTNTQLSAVSSSSKAGDSLHDLPEGVENMEGWSDSMKTRKYKDVADAAEAAFKSAAYAAAAARAAVELSRSESHDPNDQNSPGSGKRKESDEHYETKSELQTTEDRRVGMEFEKVHPIQNYRSEFEDDEIQGEKRAEKSEQINIAVPGVNSADSDGGVSTGTSIPVDVVAEAKPIDEGIYFDENDHDTGNEQGIVLESSLEMKPSFLMTEGLSSEKHNTVVDHDLHQREGSKLYRSKKRFPLTSQTGVQAEAGPGNPEAHFADRSRMQRLKYLNAEKRPISVRTRRAQGD